From the Methylomonas sp. MK1 genome, one window contains:
- the cas2e gene encoding type I-E CRISPR-associated endoribonuclease Cas2e yields the protein MLVIVVENVPPRLRGRLAVWLIEIRAGVYVGDLSAKVREMIWSQVEQGLEEGNAVMVWSTNTESGFDFLTLGKNRRLPVELDGLKLVSFFPPDEADSSASPSGKGPG from the coding sequence AAACGTTCCGCCCCGGCTACGCGGCCGTTTGGCGGTGTGGCTGATCGAAATTCGCGCCGGGGTTTACGTCGGCGACTTGTCGGCCAAGGTGCGGGAGATGATCTGGTCGCAAGTCGAGCAGGGCTTAGAAGAGGGCAACGCTGTGATGGTATGGAGCACCAACACCGAATCCGGCTTCGACTTTTTAACGCTGGGCAAAAACCGCCGTCTGCCGGTGGAATTGGACGGATTGAAATTGGTGTCGTTTTTTCCGCCGGACGAAGCCGATTCGTCCGCCTCGCCCTCAGGGAAAGGGCCGGGGTGA
- a CDS encoding RnfABCDGE type electron transport complex subunit B, protein MAISALNETSLADQIDALLPQTQCRKCGYQGCRPYAEAISNGLADIDQCPPGGDQGIQLLADLLKVPAKPLNPAFGVQRPLHAAVIDEAACIGCTKCLPPCPTDAILGASKHMHTVIAALCTGCELCIAPCPVNCISMIPANSEWTTANADQSRQRHQAKNRRQARAEAEKSERLNRQKQLLAKLNKGKSAV, encoded by the coding sequence TTGGCAATCAGCGCGCTAAACGAGACATCGCTAGCCGACCAAATCGACGCACTACTACCGCAAACCCAATGCCGCAAATGCGGCTATCAGGGTTGCCGGCCTTATGCGGAAGCCATCAGTAACGGTCTAGCGGACATAGACCAGTGCCCACCGGGCGGCGACCAAGGCATCCAGTTGCTGGCCGATTTATTAAAAGTACCCGCCAAGCCTTTGAATCCGGCATTCGGTGTCCAGCGCCCGCTACACGCAGCCGTGATAGACGAGGCCGCCTGCATAGGCTGCACCAAATGCCTGCCGCCTTGCCCCACCGACGCCATCCTCGGCGCGTCCAAGCATATGCATACCGTCATCGCCGCCTTGTGTACCGGCTGCGAATTATGCATCGCCCCCTGCCCGGTCAACTGCATCAGCATGATCCCTGCAAACAGCGAATGGACCACCGCTAATGCGGACCAGTCCAGACAGCGCCACCAAGCCAAAAACCGGCGCCAAGCCAGAGCGGAAGCGGAAAAATCCGAACGGCTGAATCGGCAAAAACAACTGCTGGCAAAACTCAATAAAGGAAAATCCGCCGTTTAA
- a CDS encoding L,D-transpeptidase family protein codes for MSAVIQNRTVSPIPLVFVVAVVSALLSGCQNIPLFSDNQPEHIVWNSKPDNIASHEFNLSSDQGMVGTLASISSRENDTLSDIGRHYGLGYNDITIANAHLDPWTLPAEQTVLLPLRFVLPDAPRKGIVLNLANMRMFYYPKNQANTVLTYPVGIGRQGWNTPLGQTQIVAKKANPDWTVPESIHREHQALGDPLPKVIRSGPDNPLGSYAMPLGFSGYLIHGTNKPYGIGLQVSHGCVQLYPEDIEVLFNKVEVGTPVRIVHQPYMATWQDDMLYLEAHRPLDKWEKQQKQLQKDIRKKLQQLASEKQATVDWSKVERILQRADGVPTPVLPGSADLPELTADAVQLAHPEQFYGQPVINELSDSDWSILAASFENETDAQKLAAMLNHQGPPIPARKIAKDGGFQVVAGPFKNKKEAKTVAQRIKQNFDMDVKAIDPKQAARN; via the coding sequence ATGTCAGCAGTCATTCAAAACCGTACTGTTTCACCGATACCGCTAGTCTTCGTTGTAGCAGTAGTCAGCGCCCTGCTTAGCGGCTGTCAAAACATCCCGTTATTTTCCGACAACCAGCCGGAACACATCGTCTGGAACTCCAAACCGGACAATATAGCCAGTCATGAATTTAACCTGAGCAGTGACCAAGGCATGGTCGGTACGCTTGCCAGTATCAGCAGCCGCGAAAACGATACGCTGTCCGACATCGGCCGCCATTACGGTTTGGGTTACAACGACATTACCATCGCCAATGCCCATCTCGATCCATGGACCTTGCCCGCCGAGCAAACCGTGTTGCTGCCCTTGCGTTTCGTGCTCCCCGACGCCCCACGCAAAGGTATCGTGCTGAATCTGGCCAATATGCGCATGTTCTATTACCCCAAAAATCAAGCCAATACCGTGCTGACGTATCCGGTGGGAATAGGCCGCCAAGGCTGGAACACGCCGTTAGGACAAACCCAAATTGTCGCAAAAAAGGCCAATCCGGACTGGACGGTACCGGAATCGATCCACCGCGAACATCAGGCATTGGGCGACCCGCTGCCGAAAGTGATACGTTCCGGCCCGGACAACCCCTTGGGCAGTTATGCCATGCCTTTGGGTTTCAGCGGCTATCTGATCCATGGCACCAACAAGCCTTACGGAATCGGCTTACAAGTCAGTCATGGCTGCGTACAGCTATACCCCGAAGACATAGAAGTCCTATTCAACAAAGTAGAAGTCGGCACCCCGGTTCGTATCGTCCACCAGCCGTACATGGCAACCTGGCAAGATGACATGCTTTATCTGGAAGCCCACCGCCCATTAGACAAATGGGAAAAACAACAAAAACAGCTGCAAAAAGATATTCGGAAAAAACTGCAACAACTGGCAAGCGAAAAGCAAGCAACGGTTGACTGGAGCAAAGTCGAGCGCATCTTGCAACGTGCCGACGGCGTCCCCACTCCAGTACTACCCGGCAGTGCCGATCTACCCGAATTAACAGCCGATGCGGTGCAACTTGCCCATCCTGAGCAATTCTACGGCCAACCGGTTATCAATGAATTGAGCGACAGCGACTGGTCGATTCTGGCCGCCAGCTTCGAAAATGAGACCGACGCCCAAAAGCTGGCAGCCATGCTCAATCACCAAGGACCGCCGATTCCTGCCCGAAAAATTGCCAAAGATGGTGGCTTTCAAGTGGTAGCCGGACCGTTTAAGAATAAGAAAGAAGCCAAAACCGTAGCGCAACGCATCAAGCAGAATTTCGATATGGACGTTAAAGCTATAGATCCGAAACAGGCTGCAAGAAACTAA
- the apbC gene encoding iron-sulfur cluster carrier protein ApbC: MASIDKTAVENLLKHFIDPNVETDLVSAKSVKKISVDGNDVSVVIELGYPAKSYLEELKAAVTQRLQTLPGVGKLDVSVSFNILSHSVQKALKPLPNVKNIIAVASGKGGVGKSTTSVNLALALAAEGANVGILDADIYGPSIPTMLGLSGKPDSPDGKSMLPKISFGVQTISIGYLIDPDQPMIWRGPMVTGALQQLLNQTQWHDVDYLIIDLPPGTGDIQLTLAQQIPVSGAVIVTTPQDIALIDAQRGLGMFEKVNVPILGLVENMSVHICSNCGHEEAIFGQGGGVAMAIKNKLDLLGSLPLDIQIREYADSGRPTVVADPDGRPAQIYKAIARKMAAKLAMRARDYSGRFPNIVIQNT, translated from the coding sequence ATGGCGAGCATTGACAAAACGGCTGTCGAAAATTTACTTAAACACTTTATCGATCCAAATGTGGAAACCGATTTGGTGTCGGCAAAATCCGTTAAGAAAATCAGTGTGGATGGCAATGATGTCAGCGTCGTTATCGAGTTGGGTTATCCGGCTAAAAGTTATCTTGAAGAACTGAAGGCGGCGGTAACACAGCGTCTGCAAACTTTGCCTGGTGTGGGCAAACTAGATGTGTCGGTCAGTTTCAATATCCTTTCGCATTCGGTACAAAAAGCGTTAAAGCCTTTGCCGAATGTGAAAAATATTATTGCGGTGGCCTCCGGCAAGGGTGGGGTGGGCAAGTCCACTACTTCCGTGAATCTGGCTCTGGCCTTGGCGGCGGAAGGCGCCAATGTCGGTATTCTGGATGCCGATATTTACGGCCCCAGCATTCCGACCATGTTGGGCTTGTCCGGTAAGCCCGACAGTCCGGATGGCAAAAGCATGTTGCCGAAAATCTCGTTCGGCGTGCAGACCATTTCGATCGGTTATTTGATCGACCCTGACCAACCGATGATCTGGCGCGGGCCAATGGTTACCGGTGCTTTGCAGCAATTACTGAATCAAACCCAATGGCACGATGTGGATTACCTGATCATCGATTTGCCGCCCGGCACAGGTGATATTCAGCTGACGCTGGCGCAACAGATTCCGGTCAGCGGTGCGGTGATTGTTACCACGCCACAGGATATTGCGCTAATCGATGCGCAACGCGGCTTGGGGATGTTCGAAAAGGTCAATGTGCCGATATTGGGGCTAGTGGAAAATATGAGTGTGCATATTTGCAGTAACTGCGGGCATGAAGAAGCGATTTTCGGCCAAGGCGGCGGCGTAGCGATGGCAATCAAGAATAAGCTGGATTTGTTGGGCTCTTTACCGCTGGATATTCAGATTCGCGAGTATGCCGATAGCGGCAGGCCTACAGTGGTGGCCGATCCGGATGGTCGGCCGGCGCAAATCTACAAAGCGATTGCTCGGAAGATGGCCGCCAAGTTGGCGATGCGGGCGCGGGATTATAGCGGTCGGTTTCCAAATATTGTTATTCAGAATACCTGA
- the metG gene encoding methionine--tRNA ligase has translation MSNRKILVTSALPYANGPIHLGHLVEYIQTDIWVRFQKQRGHNCYYVCADDTHGTPIMLRADKEGITPEQLIADVEKQHRADFKEFGVAFDQYHSTHSPENKEYSALIYKRLRDAGHISQRTITQAYDPVKNMFLPDRFIKGECPKCGAADQYGDSCEACGATYSPTELKNAVSAISGERPIEKDSEHYFFELGHFAEMLRDWTTAGHLQPEVSNKMAEWLENGLQQWDISRDAPYFGFEIPDAPGKYFYVWLDAPIGYMASFKHFCDRQGLDFDSFWQKDSTAELYHFIGKDIIYFHALFWPAMLHGANFRTPSAIFAHGFLTVNGEKMSKSRGTFIKARTYLDHLNPEYLRYYFAAKLSAGVDDIDLNFDDFSQRVNSDLVGKVVNIASRCSGFIAKRFDGVLSAECAEPALFQQFVDANSTIADLYESREFGKAMREIMALADRANQYIDEKKPWLIAKEEGKDAELHAVCSMGVNLFRLLVVYLRPVIPTLASNAESFLNIPAQSWPDEVQPLLGHKINSFVPLMTRVEPDKIAAIVEASKENLEKTPSVSAKPAKPAAVIETNSEQVAKAIAEPIAEAIEIEDFAKIDLRIGRIVKAESVEGAEKLLQLTVDLGGETRNIFAGIKSAYAPEELEGKLTVVVANLKPRKMRFGTSEGMVLAAGPGGKDIWVLSPDQGAQPGMRVK, from the coding sequence ATGTCTAACCGAAAAATCCTTGTTACCAGCGCCTTACCGTATGCCAACGGCCCTATCCACTTGGGCCATCTCGTCGAATACATCCAAACCGACATCTGGGTGCGGTTCCAGAAACAGCGCGGGCACAATTGCTATTACGTTTGCGCCGACGACACCCACGGTACGCCGATCATGCTACGCGCCGACAAGGAAGGCATTACCCCGGAACAATTGATTGCCGATGTGGAAAAGCAACATCGCGCCGACTTCAAAGAATTCGGCGTCGCTTTCGATCAGTATCACAGCACCCACTCGCCGGAAAACAAAGAATACTCGGCACTGATCTACAAACGCCTGCGCGATGCCGGTCATATTAGCCAACGCACCATCACCCAAGCCTACGATCCGGTAAAAAACATGTTCCTGCCGGACCGCTTCATCAAAGGCGAATGCCCGAAATGCGGCGCGGCCGATCAATACGGCGACAGCTGCGAAGCCTGCGGCGCCACCTATTCGCCGACAGAACTGAAAAATGCCGTGTCCGCAATTTCCGGCGAACGTCCCATCGAAAAAGATTCCGAGCATTATTTCTTCGAACTGGGCCATTTTGCCGAGATGCTGCGCGACTGGACCACCGCCGGTCACTTGCAACCGGAAGTCAGCAACAAGATGGCGGAATGGCTGGAGAACGGCTTGCAGCAATGGGACATCTCCCGCGATGCGCCGTATTTCGGCTTCGAGATCCCGGACGCACCGGGCAAGTATTTTTACGTCTGGCTGGATGCGCCCATCGGCTACATGGCCAGCTTCAAGCACTTCTGCGACCGGCAAGGCCTGGATTTCGACAGCTTTTGGCAAAAAGACAGCACCGCCGAGCTGTATCACTTCATCGGCAAGGACATCATTTATTTCCACGCCCTGTTCTGGCCGGCCATGCTCCACGGCGCCAACTTCCGCACGCCCAGCGCGATCTTCGCCCACGGTTTTTTAACCGTCAACGGCGAGAAAATGTCCAAATCGCGCGGCACGTTCATCAAGGCCCGCACTTACCTGGACCATCTGAATCCGGAATATTTGCGCTATTACTTCGCCGCCAAACTCAGCGCCGGCGTGGATGACATTGATTTAAACTTCGACGACTTCAGCCAACGGGTTAACTCGGACCTGGTCGGTAAAGTGGTCAACATCGCCAGCCGCTGTTCCGGTTTTATCGCCAAGCGCTTCGACGGCGTACTTTCCGCTGAATGCGCGGAACCGGCCTTATTCCAACAGTTTGTCGACGCCAACAGCACCATCGCCGATCTTTACGAAAGCCGTGAGTTCGGCAAAGCGATGCGGGAAATCATGGCGCTGGCCGACAGAGCTAATCAGTACATCGACGAGAAAAAGCCCTGGCTGATCGCCAAGGAAGAAGGCAAAGACGCCGAGCTGCATGCGGTATGCAGCATGGGCGTGAATCTATTTCGGCTGCTGGTCGTTTATCTACGCCCGGTGATTCCAACGTTGGCAAGCAATGCCGAAAGCTTTTTAAACATCCCGGCGCAAAGCTGGCCGGACGAAGTGCAACCGCTGCTCGGCCATAAAATCAACAGCTTCGTACCGTTGATGACCCGCGTAGAGCCGGACAAAATCGCCGCGATTGTAGAAGCCTCCAAGGAAAATCTGGAAAAGACGCCATCGGTGTCAGCCAAGCCGGCCAAACCAGCTGCTGTTATCGAAACCAATTCCGAGCAAGTGGCAAAAGCGATAGCCGAACCCATTGCCGAAGCGATAGAGATCGAAGATTTCGCCAAAATAGATTTGCGTATCGGCCGTATCGTCAAAGCCGAATCGGTGGAAGGCGCCGAAAAACTGCTGCAACTGACCGTTGATCTGGGCGGTGAAACCCGCAACATCTTCGCCGGCATCAAATCGGCTTACGCACCGGAAGAGTTGGAAGGCAAACTGACCGTGGTAGTGGCAAATCTAAAGCCGCGCAAAATGCGCTTCGGCACCTCGGAAGGCATGGTGCTGGCGGCAGGCCCCGGCGGCAAAGACATCTGGGTGCTATCGCCGGACCAAGGCGCACAGCCTGGCATGCGGGTTAAATAA
- a CDS encoding EAL domain-containing protein, with protein MKQLAVGDCLWPHVSRVKEEDRPYSVACDIVFAVFRDAPAEEFCGLATDHDISKHPNWIFADLVEHRPMLSVAPKLGVRKALGLMDENQLGALAVLNKGQFVGVVTRQSILEALLNRERQLLKETMRLKIAAETNHEQTVVWVERLAALNDAARSLLGVLAHTSIETELLQAGIDALCNLLDARYGAIGIVDNVGALKEFIYAGISDEQAQQIGHLPEGRGLLGVVIEENVSLRLEDMGKDPRSAGFPQHHPQMKSLLAVPISHQGRVYGRIYLSDKYSGELFTKNDEELALSFAHSLSLVIDNAREIEEVKRARQRLDYIAHFDALTELPNRTLLTDRALQFITQAQRKNEIIAFLFLDLDNFKAINDTFGHAVGDELLKAVAKRISACLREGDTPSRMGGDEFIIMLPNIADSLDAAKVAIKILHALNEPLQVQQHQIYSRASIGISIYPDNSLSFDELLAQADSALYHAKKLGKNNYQFFTPEMNSAAQYYLKLEHHLRQALELDELVLHYQPQVKIDNGCIIGMEALIRWHNHALGIVMPDQFIGLAEETGLIVPIGAWVLRTACKQARAWQLAGMPIRIAVNLSGRQFHRFQDQRQLLDVVLDVLKETELSPELLELEITESILMHKLDTTLDTLNQIKQLGVRISVDDFGTGYSSLSYLKRFPLDTLKIDKSFVKDICTDANDRAIVSAISAMAGQLKLELVAEGVEDQSQLDFLGGQQCNYGQGYFFSKPVPVEQASALLRQSLLGRQ; from the coding sequence ATGAAACAACTGGCGGTTGGCGATTGTTTATGGCCGCATGTTTCTCGGGTCAAGGAGGAGGATCGTCCATATAGCGTGGCATGCGATATTGTCTTTGCCGTGTTTCGGGATGCTCCGGCGGAAGAGTTTTGCGGTTTGGCCACCGATCACGATATATCAAAACATCCCAATTGGATTTTTGCCGATTTGGTCGAACATCGGCCGATGCTTAGTGTCGCTCCCAAGCTTGGCGTCCGCAAAGCGTTAGGTCTGATGGATGAAAATCAGCTGGGCGCCTTGGCCGTGCTCAATAAAGGTCAATTCGTCGGCGTGGTTACCCGGCAAAGTATTTTGGAAGCTCTACTAAACCGCGAACGGCAATTACTGAAAGAGACTATGCGCCTTAAGATTGCGGCGGAAACCAACCACGAGCAGACTGTAGTGTGGGTCGAACGTTTGGCGGCATTGAACGACGCTGCGCGCAGTTTATTGGGAGTGTTGGCGCACACGTCAATCGAAACCGAGTTATTACAGGCCGGCATCGATGCGCTTTGCAATCTATTGGATGCCCGTTATGGTGCTATTGGAATTGTCGATAATGTCGGTGCGTTGAAGGAATTTATTTATGCCGGAATCAGCGACGAACAGGCGCAGCAAATCGGGCATTTACCGGAGGGCAGGGGCTTGTTGGGGGTCGTGATTGAGGAAAATGTCTCGTTGCGGCTTGAGGATATGGGCAAGGACCCGCGCAGCGCCGGTTTTCCGCAGCATCATCCGCAGATGAAATCCTTATTGGCGGTGCCTATTTCCCATCAAGGCCGGGTGTATGGGCGTATCTATCTCAGCGATAAATACAGTGGTGAGCTGTTTACCAAGAACGATGAAGAGTTGGCGTTGAGTTTTGCGCATTCGTTGTCCTTGGTAATCGATAACGCCCGAGAAATCGAGGAAGTGAAACGTGCACGGCAACGCCTGGATTATATTGCCCATTTCGATGCGCTTACCGAGTTGCCGAACCGGACTTTGTTAACAGATAGAGCCTTGCAGTTCATTACGCAAGCGCAGCGCAAGAACGAGATTATCGCGTTTCTATTTCTCGATCTGGATAATTTCAAGGCGATTAACGATACCTTCGGGCATGCTGTGGGTGATGAATTGCTCAAGGCCGTTGCCAAGCGAATTTCCGCATGCTTAAGGGAAGGTGATACGCCCTCTAGGATGGGTGGCGATGAGTTTATTATCATGCTGCCCAATATTGCAGATAGCCTGGATGCCGCCAAAGTTGCCATCAAAATATTACATGCATTGAACGAGCCTTTGCAGGTTCAACAGCATCAAATCTATTCCCGGGCCAGTATCGGTATCAGTATTTATCCGGATAATTCGCTTTCGTTTGACGAATTGCTGGCACAGGCCGACTCTGCTTTGTATCACGCCAAAAAGCTGGGCAAAAATAATTATCAATTTTTTACCCCGGAAATGAACAGCGCCGCTCAGTATTATCTGAAGCTGGAGCATCATTTGCGCCAGGCCTTGGAGTTGGATGAACTGGTATTACACTATCAGCCGCAGGTGAAAATCGATAACGGTTGCATCATCGGTATGGAAGCCTTGATCCGTTGGCATAATCATGCCTTGGGTATTGTCATGCCGGATCAATTCATCGGCTTGGCGGAAGAAACCGGGCTGATCGTGCCTATCGGTGCCTGGGTATTGCGTACTGCATGCAAACAGGCGCGGGCCTGGCAGTTGGCCGGTATGCCGATTCGAATTGCGGTCAATTTGTCCGGACGGCAGTTTCACCGTTTCCAAGATCAGCGTCAGCTGCTGGATGTGGTGTTGGATGTGCTGAAAGAAACCGAACTTTCGCCGGAGTTGTTGGAGTTAGAGATTACCGAAAGCATCTTGATGCATAAGCTGGATACGACGCTGGACACGCTGAATCAGATCAAGCAGCTGGGAGTGCGGATTTCGGTGGATGATTTCGGTACCGGTTATTCTTCGCTCAGTTATTTGAAGCGTTTTCCGCTCGACACCTTAAAAATCGATAAATCGTTCGTGAAGGATATTTGCACCGACGCCAACGATAGAGCGATTGTGTCGGCTATTTCGGCAATGGCGGGCCAACTGAAACTGGAGTTAGTAGCGGAAGGTGTCGAAGATCAGAGTCAGTTGGACTTTTTGGGCGGACAGCAGTGCAATTACGGACAAGGGTATTTTTTCAGCAAACCCGTGCCGGTCGAGCAGGCGTCGGCCTTGTTGCGGCAGTCCTTGCTGGGCCGGCAATAA